A portion of the Wolbachia endosymbiont of Oedothorax gibbosus genome contains these proteins:
- a CDS encoding methyltransferase domain-containing protein, translating into MELQKRYIQNNFSRASSSYDNVAFVQKECAAKLANLLKSYFPEFYPRSILDLGTGTGYIPEILFSFFSQSKFTLNDISSNMLAKAKEKLVGYKEVEFILGDMETLDFGLHDLVISNLSLQWVSNLKKMIRKSYNNSDVFVFSCLLDGTFNEWSRIFIKSLLPVPTHKYPSKQELESYLLSLKPKKYFFDSQEFTLCFPSASEFIRYLKNLGANLSSQTIPLSDLRKVVQTYTNKINVTYKVFFGVLSRCRSL; encoded by the coding sequence ATGGAATTACAAAAGAGATACATACAGAACAATTTTAGCAGAGCAAGTTCGTCTTATGATAATGTAGCTTTTGTTCAAAAAGAATGTGCTGCAAAACTTGCCAATCTATTAAAAAGTTATTTTCCTGAATTTTATCCGCGATCTATTTTAGATTTGGGTACAGGTACAGGCTATATTCCAGAAATTTTGTTTAGTTTTTTTTCACAAAGCAAATTTACTTTAAATGATATTTCGTCTAATATGCTGGCAAAAGCAAAAGAAAAATTAGTAGGGTATAAGGAAGTTGAATTCATCTTAGGCGATATGGAAACACTAGACTTTGGTCTTCATGACCTTGTCATTTCAAATCTATCACTTCAATGGGTGAGCAACTTAAAAAAGATGATAAGGAAGTCATACAATAATTCAGATGTATTTGTTTTTTCATGCTTACTGGATGGTACATTTAATGAATGGTCTAGAATCTTTATAAAATCCTTATTACCTGTACCAACTCATAAGTATCCATCTAAACAAGAATTAGAAAGTTATTTGCTTTCTCTAAAGCCGAAAAAATATTTTTTCGACTCGCAAGAATTTACATTGTGTTTTCCAAGTGCAAGTGAATTTATCAGATATCTTAAAAATTTGGGAGCAAATTTAAGTAGTCAAACAATTCCTCTGTCTGATCTAAGGAAAGTAGTTCAAACCTATACAAACAAGATTAATGTTACCTATAAAGTATTTTTTGGAGTTTTAAGTAGATGCAGATCTTTGTAA
- a CDS encoding aminotransferase class I/II-fold pyridoxal phosphate-dependent enzyme, with protein sequence MPKAIQGSFIDFSTNDYLGLSQSEVLFDAAKLSGAQFGVGSTGSRLLSGNKKIFEDLEKRIAQDKGTESALIFNSGFQANITVLASLLDQSVLGDKPIVFFDKLNHASLYQAIFLSNAELVRYQHNDVNHLSNLLTKFKNDLRPKFIVTETIFGMDGDIAPIEKIFALSKEHEAFLYLDEAHATGIIGHNGYGLSTSINFQEIPHLVLGTFSKALGCFGAYVACSSVIKNYLINKCPGFIYSTSLSPMIIGAAAKAWDLVQHLADQRQALFFKAVNLRNKLQNLGFNTGDSVTHIIPIILGDEDIVMSAKEKLLKQGLVVSAIRPPTVPPEASRLRIALNVNHTESNLDHLVHVLQQI encoded by the coding sequence TTGCCGAAAGCTATCCAGGGGAGCTTCATCGATTTTTCCACTAACGATTACCTTGGCCTAAGTCAGTCAGAAGTACTGTTTGATGCAGCAAAGCTCTCTGGAGCACAGTTTGGAGTAGGATCCACTGGTTCTCGGTTGCTCTCAGGTAATAAAAAAATATTTGAAGACCTTGAGAAGAGGATTGCCCAAGACAAAGGAACTGAGTCAGCTCTTATCTTCAATTCAGGTTTTCAGGCCAATATAACGGTCCTTGCAAGCCTACTTGATCAGTCAGTGCTTGGTGACAAACCTATCGTTTTTTTTGATAAATTAAATCATGCAAGCTTATATCAAGCTATATTTTTAAGCAATGCTGAACTTGTACGATATCAACACAATGATGTAAATCACTTAAGTAATTTGCTCACAAAATTCAAAAATGACTTAAGACCAAAGTTCATTGTTACTGAAACAATTTTTGGTATGGACGGAGATATTGCACCAATAGAGAAAATTTTTGCTCTTAGCAAAGAACATGAAGCTTTTCTATATTTAGATGAAGCACATGCAACAGGTATTATTGGTCATAATGGATATGGCTTATCCACCAGCATTAATTTTCAGGAAATTCCACATTTAGTTTTAGGCACTTTTAGTAAAGCCTTAGGGTGTTTTGGTGCGTATGTTGCTTGTTCTAGTGTTATAAAGAATTACCTAATCAATAAATGTCCAGGGTTTATTTATTCGACCTCTCTTTCTCCAATGATAATTGGTGCAGCAGCAAAAGCTTGGGATTTAGTGCAACATCTTGCTGATCAACGCCAGGCTTTATTTTTTAAGGCTGTAAATTTAAGAAATAAATTGCAAAATCTTGGATTTAATACAGGTGATTCAGTCACGCACATTATACCAATCATTCTAGGTGATGAGGATATTGTAATGAGTGCAAAAGAAAAGCTTTTGAAACAAGGGTTGGTTGTTTCTGCTATACGTCCACCTACTGTTCCTCCTGAAGCATCAAGATTACGCATTGCACTCAATGTGAATCATACTGAAAGTAACCTGGACCATTTAGTGCATGTCCTTCAGCAAATATGA
- the bioB gene encoding biotin synthase BioB — protein MMTEEWTFAKADQIFNLPFPELIYTAQTEHRKQFNPSEVQISTLLSIKTGSCPENCSYCPQSAHYNTGLQKKPLLEIAEVIEAAKCAKRAGSTRFCMGAAWRGPRDQDLKIVCEMIKEVRKLGLETCVTLGLLKDYQANMLKEAGLDFYNHNIDTSEEYYHKIITTRTFQDRLKTLEYVRASGIKVCCGGILGMGETNEDRIKMLVLLANLNDPPESVPINMLIKIPGTPLENVADVDPFDFVRTIAIARIMMPKSYIRLSAGREKMSDELQALCFLAGANSIFYGEKLLTAQNPVPEQDNYLFQRLGLQKLHIEH, from the coding sequence ATCATGACAGAAGAATGGACTTTTGCCAAGGCAGACCAAATCTTTAATCTTCCATTTCCTGAGCTAATTTATACAGCACAAACAGAACATAGAAAGCAGTTTAATCCTAGTGAAGTGCAAATTAGTACACTTTTAAGTATTAAAACAGGTAGCTGTCCAGAAAATTGTTCTTACTGTCCTCAGTCAGCACATTATAACACTGGTTTGCAGAAAAAGCCTTTGTTAGAAATTGCCGAAGTAATTGAAGCAGCAAAATGTGCAAAAAGGGCTGGAAGTACTCGTTTCTGTATGGGTGCAGCTTGGCGTGGTCCACGTGATCAAGATTTAAAAATTGTTTGTGAAATGATTAAGGAAGTGAGAAAATTGGGTCTTGAAACGTGTGTGACTCTTGGGTTGTTAAAAGATTATCAAGCTAATATGCTAAAGGAAGCCGGCTTAGATTTTTATAATCATAATATTGATACATCCGAAGAATATTATCATAAGATCATAACTACGCGTACTTTTCAAGATCGCTTGAAGACATTAGAGTACGTACGCGCATCTGGCATTAAGGTCTGTTGTGGTGGCATTCTTGGCATGGGTGAGACTAACGAAGATCGAATAAAAATGTTAGTTCTTCTTGCTAATTTGAATGATCCTCCAGAATCAGTACCAATTAATATGCTGATAAAAATTCCTGGAACTCCTCTTGAGAATGTGGCCGATGTTGATCCATTTGATTTTGTTCGTACTATTGCAATAGCCAGAATTATGATGCCAAAGTCCTATATCCGTTTATCAGCTGGGCGGGAGAAAATGTCGGATGAACTACAAGCGTTATGTTTCCTTGCTGGTGCCAATTCGATTTTTTACGGTGAAAAGCTACTTACAGCTCAAAATCCAGTACCTGAACAAGATAATTATTTATTCCAAAGATTGGGACTACAAAAATTACACATAGAACATTAA
- a CDS encoding helix-turn-helix domain-containing protein, protein MKKSNPVRYKIAQKVRSWRLKRKYTLKALADKTGIKYYTLLKYEQGVQGIPIEDIKRLANALSIKAGGLFPRRKVLRENCCFDKAKEQAIYNLTAQTRTRESRKAIYALTQSVRAQKESNAKEARVRIVQNLLKAGFSVDIIYQATGLSTDEYNNKEKKIPKRQNEGEEIKNWRIVRGYAQEYLAENLGVSRECSKKCVKPKKK, encoded by the coding sequence GTGAAAAAGAGTAACCCTGTAAGATACAAAATAGCACAAAAAGTAAGAAGCTGGAGGTTAAAGCGAAAATACACCCTGAAAGCTTTAGCAGACAAAACAGGTATAAAATATTATACGCTGCTAAAATATGAACAAGGGGTACAAGGTATTCCAATTGAAGACATAAAAAGACTAGCGAATGCATTATCAATTAAGGCTGGAGGTCTATTTCCTAGACGAAAAGTACTAAGAGAAAACTGTTGTTTTGATAAAGCCAAGGAACAAGCAATATACAATCTCACGGCACAAACAAGAACGCGAGAATCACGCAAGGCAATTTATGCATTGACCCAATCTGTCCGAGCTCAGAAGGAAAGTAATGCAAAAGAGGCAAGGGTAAGAATAGTGCAAAATCTACTTAAAGCAGGGTTTTCTGTTGACATTATCTACCAAGCGACCGGTTTATCAACTGATGAATATAACAACAAAGAGAAAAAAATACCTAAGCGTCAAAACGAAGGAGAAGAGATAAAAAATTGGAGGATAGTACGAGGATATGCTCAAGAATATTTAGCAGAAAATCTCGGTGTATCACGGGAATGTTCAAAAAAGTGTGTCAAACCGAAAAAAAAGTAA
- a CDS encoding Rpn family recombination-promoting nuclease/putative transposase, translating to MALSKFLDPKLDLTFKKIFGTEKNKNILIHFLNDILGFAGANAIQEVEFLSTIMNPEIASDKQSIVDVLCKDSHGNRYIAEMQLAKDKSFEKRAQLYAAKAYSRQSGNYVDFKKVFFIAISNSTLFPTEVEYISTHNIREIKTNGHYLKDFQFVFIELPKFTKNRVEQLESTVERWCFFFRYAEDTTDEDLRKIAEKSPIIKLAYDELDKFHWNEKDLVAYEERVMDLQKEAAIWEQRLDDARDEGKQEGILIGHEKGREEGEKQAKIAVAKNSLKAGVSIDVIAQITGLSLDEIQKLRN from the coding sequence ATGGCTCTTTCTAAATTTTTAGATCCTAAGCTAGATTTGACATTCAAAAAAATATTCGGCACTGAAAAAAATAAGAATATCCTTATCCACTTTTTAAATGACATCTTAGGCTTTGCTGGTGCTAACGCAATACAAGAAGTTGAGTTCCTTAGCACCATCATGAATCCTGAAATTGCTTCTGATAAACAAAGTATAGTTGATGTTCTCTGCAAAGATTCTCATGGAAATAGATACATCGCGGAGATGCAGCTCGCTAAGGACAAGAGCTTTGAAAAACGTGCACAACTTTATGCTGCCAAAGCTTACTCAAGACAATCTGGCAATTACGTTGATTTTAAGAAAGTATTCTTTATTGCTATTTCCAATAGTACGCTATTTCCTACAGAGGTTGAGTATATTTCTACTCATAATATACGAGAGATAAAAACCAACGGCCATTATCTAAAAGATTTTCAATTCGTTTTCATTGAGTTGCCTAAATTTACAAAAAACAGAGTAGAACAACTAGAGAGCACAGTAGAAAGGTGGTGTTTTTTTTTCCGTTATGCAGAAGATACTACAGATGAAGATTTAAGAAAAATAGCAGAAAAATCACCAATAATAAAGCTTGCATATGATGAGTTAGACAAATTTCATTGGAATGAGAAGGATCTGGTAGCTTATGAAGAAAGGGTCATGGATTTACAGAAAGAAGCTGCTATTTGGGAACAACGTCTTGATGATGCCAGAGACGAAGGTAAACAAGAAGGCATCCTTATCGGACATGAAAAAGGCAGAGAAGAGGGCGAAAAACAGGCTAAAATAGCTGTGGCTAAAAATTCACTTAAGGCCGGTGTCTCTATTGATGTTATAGCTCAAATCACAGGTCTTTCCCTTGATGAAATTCAAAAGTTAAGAAATTAA
- a CDS encoding IS5 family transposase (programmed frameshift) — protein sequence MKYKEIEKLEGEKFRRLTGVKKSTFKRMVEILDEEDKRKKARSGRKSKLCIEDRLLMALEYMREYRTYFHIGQSYGMSESNCFKIIRWVEDTLIKHPDFALPGKKDLLNSNVEYEVLVIDGTETAVERPKKKQKRFYSGKKKRHTIKTQIVTEKKSKKVVCTSFSNGRKHDFRMFRESKIAILPQTKILADSGYRGMQKIHKNVELPHRRSKKNPLSKEKKAENRSLSIRRVVVENVIGLLKRFKIISDRYRNRRKRFGLRFNLIASIHNRELLS from the exons ATGAAATATAAGGAAATAGAAAAGTTAGAAGGAGAAAAGTTTCGACGTTTAACGGGGGTAAAAAAATCAACATTTAAGAGAATGGTAGAAATTCTAGATGAGGAGGATAAAAGGAAAAAAGCTAGAAGTGGAAGAAAAAGCAAACTTTGTATAGAAGATAGATTACTTATGGCACTGGAATATATGAGAGAATATCGTACATATTTTCATATAGGACAAAGTTATGGCATGAGTGAAAGCAACTGTTTTAAAATAATAAGGTGGGTAGAAGACACATTAATAAAACATCCAGATTTTGCATTACCAGGAAAAAAAGATCTATTAAATAGTAATGTAGAATACGAAGTTTTGGTAATAGATGGAACTGAAACAGCAGTAGAAAGGCCAA AAAAAAAGCAAAAGCGCTTTTACTCTGGAAAGAAAAAAAGGCATACTATAAAAACACAAATAGTAACAGAGAAGAAGAGTAAAAAGGTCGTATGTACATCTTTCTCCAATGGTAGAAAACATGATTTTCGGATGTTTAGAGAATCAAAGATAGCAATATTACCGCAAACTAAGATCCTAGCTGATTCTGGTTACAGAGGAATGCAAAAGATACATAAAAATGTTGAATTACCACATAGAAGATCAAAAAAGAATCCTTTATCAAAGGAGAAAAAAGCAGAAAATAGATCTCTCTCTATACGAAGAGTGGTAGTTGAAAACGTAATCGGCTTATTGAAAAGGTTTAAAATCATTTCTGACAGATATAGAAATCGACGAAAACGTTTTGGCTTAAGATTTAATTTGATTGCCTCTATTCACAATAGAGAGCTCCTTTCATGA
- a CDS encoding CatB-related O-acetyltransferase, producing the protein MTIKVHPDPNALYPIEGVTRTCFLKNIITNTQIIVGDYTYYDDPEDIYNFEKNVLYLFDFIKDKLIIGKFCQIATGVRFIMNGSNHAMDSISTYPFKIFGKSWNFASMNVASKGDTIIENDVWIGNSVTIMPGVKISNGAIIGTSALVTKDVEPYAIVGGNPAKCIRKRFDDKTIDFLLQLEWWNWPIEKITENLGAITKGDLETLKKIYEEEKLD; encoded by the coding sequence ATGACTATCAAGGTACACCCAGATCCAAATGCATTATACCCTATTGAAGGTGTTACAAGAACATGCTTTCTCAAAAACATTATCACCAATACGCAAATTATTGTTGGTGACTATACATATTATGATGATCCAGAAGACATATATAATTTTGAGAAGAACGTACTGTATCTATTTGATTTCATTAAAGATAAACTTATTATCGGTAAATTCTGTCAAATAGCAACAGGTGTTCGATTTATAATGAATGGCTCGAATCATGCAATGGATAGTATTTCAACTTACCCTTTTAAGATATTTGGAAAGTCTTGGAATTTTGCTTCAATGAACGTAGCAAGTAAAGGTGATACAATAATAGAGAATGATGTCTGGATTGGAAACTCTGTCACAATTATGCCTGGTGTTAAGATTAGTAATGGTGCTATTATTGGTACGAGCGCTCTTGTTACAAAAGACGTTGAACCCTATGCGATTGTTGGTGGTAACCCTGCGAAGTGTATTCGGAAAAGATTTGATGATAAAACCATTGATTTTCTATTGCAGCTAGAATGGTGGAATTGGCCAATCGAAAAAATTACAGAGAATTTAGGAGCCATTACAAAAGGAGATTTAGAAACTTTGAAAAAAATTTATGAGGAGGAAAAATTAGACTAA
- a CDS encoding nuclear transport factor 2 family protein yields MVNQNLNKAESYYMAMYTKSFDEMASYIHPHVCFIGPLANFNGKESVVEAAKNFSMFFRRLTIRERFISGNKVMLVLDFDCSDPVGTLRGASFLSFSDGLISRIELFYDARPFEKNKDEIFTQN; encoded by the coding sequence ATGGTGAATCAAAATCTAAATAAAGCAGAGTCTTATTACATGGCTATGTATACAAAAAGTTTTGATGAGATGGCTTCATATATTCATCCCCATGTCTGTTTTATAGGTCCTCTTGCAAATTTTAATGGTAAAGAATCAGTAGTTGAAGCTGCCAAAAATTTTTCGATGTTTTTCAGGAGGCTTACAATCCGAGAAAGATTTATTTCTGGCAATAAGGTTATGCTAGTGTTGGATTTTGATTGTTCTGATCCTGTCGGTACTCTTCGAGGTGCTTCATTTTTATCATTTAGTGATGGTCTCATTTCTCGCATAGAATTGTTCTACGATGCTCGTCCTTTTGAAAAGAACAAAGATGAGATTTTTACTCAAAATTGA